One window of the Trifolium pratense cultivar HEN17-A07 linkage group LG2, ARS_RC_1.1, whole genome shotgun sequence genome contains the following:
- the LOC123909304 gene encoding probable WRKY transcription factor 30 encodes MEDSKNLIQELLQGMELARQLRIYLNVSSSSSNETREILIGKIISTFEKAIEMVNHKGHVNVGESSQQQQQHTSGTVAIRMFDSPPLSSSPRSEDSDRDHNTPRKRNTLPIRWTKQIRVSPGMAVEGPLDDGYSWRKYGQKDILGAIHPRGYYRCTHRNVQGCLATKQVQRSDEDPTIIEITYRGNHTCNMASLNPIENQETNIVNTNPQSFNHEKPNEQRLNNLRTSLRVQTENLDFLNQSFAPLIHLPSTSELKFENHVLESSYAENFNSPSYVSPANSGIGHFSMSPSSSGFQNVASEMIPLATSAANTPTTTLDFPFDQFQFDGQNFTFDHSPFFP; translated from the exons ATGGAAGATTCAAAGAACTTAATACAAGAGCTACTACAAGGAATGGAGTTGGCAAGACAGCTTCGAATCTATCTCAAtgtctcttcttcttcttccaatgaAACACGTGAAATTTTGATAGGGAAAATCATATCCACATTTGAAAAAGCAATTGAAATGGTGAACCACAAAGGACATGTTAATGTTGGTGAATcatcacaacaacaacagcaacataCCTCAGGGACAGTTGCAATTCGAATGTTTGATTCACCACCTTTGAGCTCTAGTCCAAGAAGTGAAGACTCTGACAGAGATCACAACACTCCTAGAAAAAG AAACACTCTACCAATTAGATGGACAAAACAAATCCGAGTTTCACCGGGAATGGCAGTCGAAGGGCCTCTTGATGATGGATATAGTTGGAGAAAATATGGCCAAAAAGACATTCTTGGAGCCATACATCCAAG AGGCTATTACAGATGCACTCATAGAAATGTTCAAGGTTGTTTGGCAACAAAACAAGTACAAAGATCCGATGAAGATCCAACAATCATCGAAATCACTTACCGAGGAAACCATACATGCAACATGGCTTCATTAAATCCAATTGAAAACCAAGAAACAAATATTGTAAACACAAATCCTCAAAGCTTCAATCACGAGAAACCAAACGAACAACGTTTGAACAACCTACGAACAAGTCTAAGAGTCCAAACAGAGAACCTAGATTTCCTCAACCAATCATTTGCTCCTTTAATCCATTTACCTTCAACTTCAGAACTCAAATTTGAAAACCATGTACTTGAAAGTAGCTACGCCGAAAACTTCAATTCTCCTTCGTATGTTTCACCGGCTAATTCAGGAATAGGTCACTTCTCGATGTCTCCAAGTTCAAGCGGGTTTCAAAATGTGGCTAGTGAGATGATCCCTCTTGCTACTTCTGCTGCAAATACACCAACCACTACTTTAGATTTTCCATTTGACCAATTTCAATTTGATGGCCAAAACTTCACATTTGATCACTCTCCATTTTTCCCTTGA
- the LOC123909305 gene encoding transcription factor SPEECHLESS-like, which translates to MDENLYNIFEDRTEFGNSNSFGVTDDDLFAILESLEDFTDFPLIKESEAVTPKENEDSSTSRLVSQKSTTSLQDSETELETEHKSKRQKLTPTLLEEQINNVGQQRVSHITVERNRRKQMNEHLSVLRSLMPCFYVKRGDQASIIGGVVDYINELQQLLQALEAKKQRKVYNEVLSPRPSQLSPRLVSSPRPSPLSPRKPPLSPRLNLPISPRTPQPSSPYKPRLQQSYIALSPLDPSPTTSSASSVNDNINELVANSKSPIADVEVKFSGPHVLLKTVSQRIPGQALKIISALEDLALEILHVNINSTPDDTMMNSFTIKIGIECQLSAEELAQQIQQTFC; encoded by the exons ATGGATGAAAACTTATATAACATTTTTGAAGACAGAACAGAATTTGGAAACAGCAACAGTTTTGGTGTAACAGATGATGATCTTTTTGCCATTTTAGAAAGTCTAGAAGATTTCACTGATTTTCCTCTCATCAAAGAATCTGAAGCTGTTACTCCAAAAGAAAATGAGGACAGTTCGACATCGAGATTGGTGTCTCAAAAATCAACCACTTCACTACAAGATTCTGAAACTGAACTTGAAACAGAACACAAAAGCAAGAGACAGAAGCTTACACCAACTTTGTTAGAGGAACAGATTAACAATGTTGGACAACAAAGGGTTTCTCACATTACTGTGGAGAGAAACAGAAGAAAGCAAATGAATGAGCATTTGTCTGTTTTAAGGTCTCTTATGCCTTGCTTTTATGTCAAAAGG GGAGATCAAGCATCAATAATTGGAGGTGTAGTTGATTACATCAATGAGTTACAACAACTACTCCAAGCTCTTGAAGCcaagaaacaaagaaaagtaTATAATGAAGTACTAAGTCCAAGACCTTCACAACTAAGTCCAAGGTTAGTTTCAAGTCCAAGACCTTCACCACTAAGCCCAAGAAAACCACCTCTAAGTCCAAGACTAAACTTACCAATTAGTCCAAGAACTCCACAACCAAGTAGCCCTTACAAGCCAAGATTACAACAAAGCTACATTGCACTTTCACCTCTTGATCCATCTCCTACTACTTCCTCTGCTTCCTCTGTCAATGATAATATCAATGAGCTTGTTGCAAATTCTAAGTCACCTATTGCTGATGTGGAGGTCAAGTTTTCAGGTCCTCATGTTCTTTTGAAAACTGTTTCTCAAAGAATTCCAGGTCAAGCTTTGAAGATTATATCTGCACTTGAAGATCTTGCACTTGAAATTCTTCATGTTAACATTAATAGTACTCCTGATGATACCATGATGAACTCCTTCACTATCAAG ATTGGAATTGAATGCCAACTGAGTGCGGAAGAACTAGCTCAACAAATTCAGCAAACATTCTGCTAA